GACACTTCACCTCGACTGGTGATCACCTGCAATGAAAAACAACCTCGTTTTGTGAGGATCAAAACCGGCGCGGCACAGGATACTATCTATGATCTCGTCTGGGACCTGGCATTTGAGGGCGGGAGCAGGAATATCGGCGGGATGGGGCGTAAATTCAGATTCAATCCGTCGATGACTTTCCAGGTCGTTTCGGGATGGCGTATCGTCGATGAGCAGTTCGGCTTTCACTACACTGAACCCTGGCCGTTTGGGCTCAGGATGCCACTTTCCTTTTCCTTTGTCTGGGAGCCTCGCCTTAGACGGTCTGAACAGAATTACAAGATAGAGACATTCAGGATATCGCTCAGCACAGCCCGTGAGACCGGACGACATACCCGTATCCGCAACGGTTTCGATTTTGAGAAGATAGATATTACCGGGGTCGCCGAAGATGATCTGGATGACTTCAAGCGAGACCAGGACATTACCGAAAGCCGCTCGGTATGGTTCGTGCTCGAACGTGATTCCCGCTTGAATATCTTCGTTCCCACGCAGGGATCGGTAACCCGTTTGGTAGCCCAGTTCTACGGCAAGATATTGGGAGGTGACAAGAATTTTTACAAGCTGGTGGGTGAATGGTCCAGGTACCAGCGTCTCGACCGCTGGGACATCTACGCCTTCAGGATTAAAAGTGGCTATGCCCGCAGTATGCTCGCAAGCGACTATATCCCGGTGATAGACCGGTTTTACCTGGGGGGCGCAAATTCTATTCGTGGTTATAAAGAGAACGCAGTCGGTCCCAAGGCTGAAAATGGAGATCCGACCGGGGGTAAATTCTATATTATTACTAATCACGAGATCCGCAGGCATATCATAGGTAAATTCTGGGCTTCCCTGTTTCTGGATGTCGGGCAGAATTTCGAGGATATCGACGCTTTCCGGTTTGAAAACCTGCTGGCGTCCGTGGGAATCGGTGTTCAGTACGTAACACCATTGGGACCACTCCGGCTCGATTACGGGCAGAGAATTGCCTGGAAGCGGGTCAACGGCGGCGGACGTTTTCATATAACGATTTTGTATG
The window above is part of the Candidatus Zixiibacteriota bacterium genome. Proteins encoded here:
- a CDS encoding BamA/TamA family outer membrane protein, whose amino-acid sequence is MRFRFACILTLVLLVSYLSGLQAYDPKARWLSKKPIVQKINVHGNEYIQTGRIKEEIATQEQGFWQNIGLKSKNRLRKDSRNLDGAAVNYLYRSHGYLDVQYEFDYSVGQDSTAIVDIFVDEGEQYYIDSIVLPENLGRKKQRIEKLTDQLDSGDIYNPYKIDAVSEAIKGVYANQGHPYAKIDFDPRAREGDKYHRIIVFSIDPGPLTIFGKIRVDSLNHTSSRVVKRELTFRPGDLYSRKKLIDSRQRIYSTGLFTYVDFKTDSPEDSVDTSPRLVITCNEKQPRFVRIKTGAAQDTIYDLVWDLAFEGGSRNIGGMGRKFRFNPSMTFQVVSGWRIVDEQFGFHYTEPWPFGLRMPLSFSFVWEPRLRRSEQNYKIETFRISLSTARETGRHTRIRNGFDFEKIDITGVAEDDLDDFKRDQDITESRSVWFVLERDSRLNIFVPTQGSVTRLVAQFYGKILGGDKNFYKLVGEWSRYQRLDRWDIYAFRIKSGYARSMLASDYIPVIDRFYLGGANSIRGYKENAVGPKAENGDPTGGKFYIITNHEIRRHIIGKFWASLFLDVGQNFEDIDAFRFENLLASVGIGVQYVTPLGPLRLDYGQRIAWKRVNGGGRFHITILYAF